In one Roseburia intestinalis L1-82 genomic region, the following are encoded:
- a CDS encoding DUF4315 family protein, whose amino-acid sequence MSVERINSQLKKVREQIAQLQAKEKDLAEQKQMAEDAEAMKIIRKYKISSERLQMLNKLSEDEVRNLLQKREQEKEDSTNEKQEIIG is encoded by the coding sequence TTGTCAGTAGAGCGAATCAATTCACAGCTTAAAAAGGTCAGGGAGCAGATAGCACAGCTACAGGCAAAGGAAAAAGACCTTGCAGAGCAGAAACAGATGGCGGAGGATGCCGAAGCCATGAAGATCATTCGGAAATATAAAATCTCATCCGAGCGATTGCAGATGCTTAATAAGCTCAGTGAGGATGAAGTCAGAAATCTATTACAGAAACGGGAACAGGAAAAGGAGGATTCGACTAATGAAAAACAGGAGATTATCGGCTAG